Below is a window of Lacibacter sp. H407 DNA.
TATCGGGAAGATAAACACTATTGAAGTTGTCAAATATCATATACCCTTTCTTGCCAGTAATATTCCTGTAGCCATGGTCGCCTTCTATAATTATGACAGTATTCTGACGGTTAGTTTTTTTGATGTGCACCACGAGTTCTTGAATAATTTTGTTAGCGAATTTCACTTGTTCAATAAACGCTGCCGGCTGTTCCTCCTCTGAATATAAAATCGTTTTTTCCGTTGGCTTTAGTTTTCCTGAACTGTCAAAAATAAAAGGATCATGTGGCAGTTGGAAATGCGCATATACAAATTGTTTTTTTTCTTTAGTCAGCGAACAGCTTTTTTTTACCAGTAGTTTTGTTTGCAGCAAATCGTTTTGAAGAGTAAGATTTCGACTATGATATTTTTTGAAATTTCGGTTATTTAATATTTTCATATTTAACCGAGAAACATTCCAGCCGAGGTCACGATAAACTCTGCCGGGTAGTGTTTGATAGAAATAATTCATATACAGTATATTGCCAAAGAATAATTTGCCATGCCAGTCTTTATTAGCAAACGAAATCGGTTGGTATTGTTTGATTTCATAATTCTGCTGCTCTAGTATGCGGGTCAGTGAGTTGTCAAGTAATGAAGCTGTGGCTTTGAAGTACATTTTTGCTTCATCCTGATAAAGATTAACAGCAGGGGTGTAGTCCATATTGAGCGTGCTGCTTACAGACAAAACAGTTAGGTTGTAATTGCTTTTGGATTTTGAATGGACATAGAATTTTTCTTTTAGTAGAAAGCTGTCTAGAAAACTATTGTCAAACCCCCATTCGGACTTCATGGCAATTGAAGATGGAAGAGCATCAAAAACCAGAAAATAAATATCTGGTTTTATCGAGTCGGGGATAGTTGTATTAATCCTAGCCTGTTTACTGGCATTAAAGCGGTTATCAAGTAATTTTTTTTCATTCTTGTAGTTTGAAAATTGAATAATACTGTCAACTAGTTCATACAGCAGCAATGAGAAGATCAACGTATTTATAAAAAAAAAATGGCGTTGAAACAGGCTATTCCTTTTTTTGATAAGTACAAAGAATACAACAAGAAGAAAAAGGGAAATCACAAATATAAATTTGTAGCTACTGAAAAATCCGTCACCCATTATTTTCTTAGTGCTATCATGTAAAAAACCAAATGACAAAATAAATAGTAGTAACCAAAAACTGAGAATTACGGCTTTTCTTTTGTTCCTTATAAAAATGTAGCAACATGCATAAAGTAAAAGTGAAGTAAGAAGTACGATTGATAAGTTCAGAATTACAAACGAGGCCGGGAAAAAACCGAAAAAGGCATTGTTCCCATGCAGAATAAACACAAGTGGGAGTAATGCCAAGAAGTATGCTTTTTGTTGAAGTTTTATTTTCAATTTTTTTTTCATGCGTTAAAAAGGACGGAATTATTTTTTTTGATAAACAAACATTGTTCTTTTTGAACCGGGAACATCTGTTTTTTGCTTCAGTATAAACCGTTCTTCAAATGCTACCTCAAATTGATCTTCTGTATACCCTTCGAAAATATCTTTCCGCCATTGCAACATGCCCACTACTTTCGGATCTGTTTTCGGCACAAATTCAATAATAAGGGTTTTACAGATAGAAGCAAAGAAGGATGCAAGTTGTTCAAACGAAATATTTTTAGCAATTGCAAGGTGATGGATCAAGGCCAGCGCCAAACAGACATCGAATGATTTTCGTTGAAAAAAAGAAGTGCGTTCGGCATTCGTCCAGCCCATACCCGGGCTAGGGTAAGTAAGGTCAACAACCAAAGGTAAAATGTGCTGTTGCTTTTCTTTTTTCAACCGCTGATAAAGTGAATCAATACAGGCACTGTCAAAATCAGTAGAAACCACCATCGCCTCTTTTTTACAGAGTAACGAAAATTCACCTTCGTTTGCACCAAGATCAATTACTGAGGAATAGTTCAAGCTTCCCAATAAGGAGGAAACAATTTCTTTTTTAGCAGACAGATAGTCATCACTCAAAATTGTTTCGTCGTAATAATTATTCCAGGTAGTTGTTGTGCTGGGCAGTTTCAAGTTACTGATACAATCTTCAAGATTCTGTAGAATTTGCTCAATATTTTTCTGTGAAATTTTTTTGGTTGACCCGTTTGCGGTTCCGGTTGCTTTACCAGACATGTTTGCATGAAGATGAACATGCAGATAAATAGATGGTTTCAGCTTTGTCTTAAGTGGTAGCAATTTCGACGTGATGTTGGCTGGAACTCCATCGGGATAACTCAACATCAACTTGTGAACTTCAAAACCGGTGTACTGTGCAAGCAATAGTGGATTTAAAAAGCATTCGCAGAACTGACGATACGCAACCCATGCTTCACCTTGCTCATATCGCTCAAAGGAAAGCGTATCGATCAGCTTTGCTTTCCCATCAACAAACTGAATATTTGTATGCGTTGCATCTTTCAGGATCATTCCTTTTTGCAAAGCTGCTTTGCAAATGGAAAGCGTTGTCAATGCCGCATCTTTCAACTGGCTAAAACTCCACTCCCATGCATATGACAACAGAGGAATATATTGCGGCACAAGTGTTAGATACCAATCTGCACGGCCTGTATGATTTTCCTGTAACGCAGTGTAGGGAAGCAATAATTTTTTCTTGAGTAACTCATCCGATAACCCAGAGGATTGCAACAACTCATAATGCGCTTTATACAGCGACGAAACAAACCTGTACACCGTTCCCTCTTTTTCATAGATAAAACCGGAAGGGTCACGAAACGAAGCAGGATGATGATTAATCAGTTGACTCATTTTTTTCTTCTTCTGTTTCAGGTTTGGGTTTGCTGAAAAAACTTTTGATCCAGTTCCATCCGGTTTTGAAATAGAAGATAACACCAAGCACAGCAGCAATAATCACCTGAATGAGGTAACTGCCACTACCGGGATCAAGGTATAAGAGTTGCATCATAAATATCGTAGGTTGGTTTTTGGAGATAGCGCCAGTAACGTCTCATACATCAGATGAATGGTGTTTTCAATGTCGCTTTTGTGCAACATTTCTACTGTTGTATGCATGTAACGCAATGGAATACTGATAAGCACAGATGGACATCCATCATTTGCATAAGCAAACGAATCAGTATCAGTGCCAGTGCTCCGGCTTAGTGAACGCCATTGCACCGGAATTTTTTTCTTCTCAGCAACATCTGTTACAAAGTCAAGTAATTTATTATGAACAGCCGGAGCTGTTGCAAGCGATGGTCCTTTACCGCAACTGATATCACCTTCTACAATTTTACTGATCATTGGTGTTGTGGTATCATGTGTAACATCAGTAACAATGGCAATATCCGGTTTAATACGGCGGGCGATCATTTCTGCACCACGTAAGCCAATTTCTTCCTGTACCGCATTTACAATGTATAATCCGTATGGAAGTGTTTTTTTGTTTTCTTTCAGCAAACGTGCTACTTCAGCGATCATAAAACCACCAATGCGGTTATCAAATGCACGGGCGATGTAATAGTCATGTGCCAGTTCATCAAACCCTTCTTCGTAGGTAACCACACAACCTACTTTAATACCTAATTCTTCAACTTCTTTTTTGGTACGTGCACCGCAATCGAGCCACAGGTTATCAACTCTTGGTTGCGGTTCTTTAGCATCAGGATTACCAAGACGGGTATGGATAGCAGGCCATCCAAACACCGCTTTTATAATTCCTTTTTTACCATGGATCAACACACGTTTAGCGGGGGCGATCTGATGATCCACACCGCCATTTCGTTTCAGATAAATCAATCCTTCTGCTGTAATATAATTTACAAACCAGCTGATCTCATCAGCATGCGCTTCAATTACTACTTTGAAAGTATGTTGCGGATTAATAACACCTACTGCTGAACCATACGGATCAGTAAAGTGTGTATCAATATATGGCTTCAGATATTCGAGCCATACTTTTTGTCCGCTGGTTTCAAAACCAACCGGCGAATGTGTATTATGATAGTTCTTTAAAAAGTCGAGTGAAGTGTTGGTGAGAATGG
It encodes the following:
- a CDS encoding M20/M25/M40 family metallo-hydrolase; the encoded protein is MAKATKSAKKKSILTNTSLDFLKNYHNTHSPVGFETSGQKVWLEYLKPYIDTHFTDPYGSAVGVINPQHTFKVVIEAHADEISWFVNYITAEGLIYLKRNGGVDHQIAPAKRVLIHGKKGIIKAVFGWPAIHTRLGNPDAKEPQPRVDNLWLDCGARTKKEVEELGIKVGCVVTYEEGFDELAHDYYIARAFDNRIGGFMIAEVARLLKENKKTLPYGLYIVNAVQEEIGLRGAEMIARRIKPDIAIVTDVTHDTTTPMISKIVEGDISCGKGPSLATAPAVHNKLLDFVTDVAEKKKIPVQWRSLSRSTGTDTDSFAYANDGCPSVLISIPLRYMHTTVEMLHKSDIENTIHLMYETLLALSPKTNLRYL
- a CDS encoding sulfatase-like hydrolase/transferase, producing MKKKLKIKLQQKAYFLALLPLVFILHGNNAFFGFFPASFVILNLSIVLLTSLLLYACCYIFIRNKRKAVILSFWLLLFILSFGFLHDSTKKIMGDGFFSSYKFIFVISLFLLVVFFVLIKKRNSLFQRHFFFINTLIFSLLLYELVDSIIQFSNYKNEKKLLDNRFNASKQARINTTIPDSIKPDIYFLVFDALPSSIAMKSEWGFDNSFLDSFLLKEKFYVHSKSKSNYNLTVLSVSSTLNMDYTPAVNLYQDEAKMYFKATASLLDNSLTRILEQQNYEIKQYQPISFANKDWHGKLFFGNILYMNYFYQTLPGRVYRDLGWNVSRLNMKILNNRNFKKYHSRNLTLQNDLLQTKLLVKKSCSLTKEKKQFVYAHFQLPHDPFIFDSSGKLKPTEKTILYSEEEQPAAFIEQVKFANKIIQELVVHIKKTNRQNTVIIIEGDHGYRNITGKKGYMIFDNFNSVYLPDNDYTQHYSTMSPVNSFRLVLNKFFTANLPLLKDSSIFIPYTLPGEK